A stretch of the Tissierellales bacterium genome encodes the following:
- a CDS encoding ATPase, T2SS/T4P/T4SS family, with amino-acid sequence MVNKSKKLGEYLIYMGKITREELEEGLRLQKITNKRIGETLVDLGYVSRKDVDEILELQLGISYIDLEKCLINPKIPKLIPESIARRYELIAIDIKSNCLVVAMVDPLNIFAIDDIKLATGYRIQPVISGEEDILNAIDKYYEEETAKKLIAKFEESYDDNSSKDIEEKELIDVAEAPVVRLVDSIISQAVKMNASDIHIEPFSDEVKVRNRVDGDLQEIMKLPKETLPSIVTRIKIIADMDIGEKRIPQDGRIENFVGERKIDMRISTLPTVYGEKIVIRLLDRNNFMFKKEELGFSENDLKVFNNILMKPYGIILTTGPAGSGKTTTLYSVLRELNREEKNIITVEDPVEYKLKGINQVQVNNKAGLTFANGLRSILRQDPDIIMIGEIRDAETASIAVRAAITGHLVFSTLHTNDTASSISRLVDMGIEPYLISSAVIGILSQRLVKKLCSNCKEAYKASTIEKRILDLGVNQNVILYRPKGCNFCNKGFQGRIAIHEVMNIDADIRELIDKNVSTDKIRNMAIEKGMVTLLNNAKRLALKGTITVEEVLRAGYIWE; translated from the coding sequence AAGATTGCAAAAGATAACTAATAAAAGAATTGGAGAAACCCTTGTAGATTTAGGTTATGTATCTCGGAAAGATGTGGATGAAATATTAGAGTTACAACTGGGAATTTCCTATATAGATTTAGAAAAATGCTTAATAAATCCTAAAATACCAAAGCTGATACCTGAAAGTATAGCTAGAAGATATGAATTAATTGCTATTGATATAAAAAGTAATTGTCTAGTAGTAGCTATGGTGGATCCACTAAATATATTTGCCATTGATGATATAAAATTAGCTACAGGTTATAGGATTCAGCCAGTTATATCAGGGGAAGAAGATATTTTAAATGCCATTGATAAATACTATGAAGAAGAAACAGCAAAAAAATTAATAGCTAAGTTTGAAGAATCCTATGATGATAATTCTTCTAAAGATATTGAAGAGAAAGAGCTTATAGATGTGGCAGAGGCTCCTGTTGTAAGGTTGGTAGACTCTATTATTAGCCAAGCTGTAAAAATGAATGCAAGTGATATACATATAGAACCTTTTAGTGATGAAGTAAAAGTTAGAAATAGAGTTGACGGTGATTTGCAAGAAATAATGAAACTACCTAAGGAAACCTTGCCTTCTATAGTGACGAGAATTAAAATTATAGCTGATATGGATATTGGGGAAAAGAGAATCCCTCAAGATGGAAGAATTGAAAATTTTGTAGGAGAAAGAAAAATAGATATGCGTATTTCCACCTTACCTACAGTCTACGGTGAAAAAATTGTTATTAGACTCTTAGATAGAAATAATTTTATGTTTAAAAAAGAAGAATTAGGATTTTCTGAAAATGATTTGAAAGTGTTTAATAATATTTTAATGAAACCTTATGGCATAATATTGACGACAGGGCCAGCAGGAAGTGGCAAGACTACAACTTTATACAGTGTTCTAAGAGAGTTAAATAGAGAAGAAAAAAATATTATTACTGTAGAAGATCCAGTAGAATATAAATTGAAAGGTATAAATCAAGTTCAAGTAAATAATAAAGCAGGTCTTACTTTTGCTAATGGACTTAGATCAATCCTTAGACAGGATCCAGATATTATTATGATAGGAGAAATAAGAGATGCTGAGACAGCAAGCATAGCAGTTAGAGCAGCCATAACTGGGCATTTAGTTTTTTCCACACTTCATACCAATGATACAGCGTCAAGTATATCAAGACTTGTAGATATGGGTATCGAACCTTATTTAATTTCGTCAGCTGTCATAGGAATATTATCCCAAAGATTAGTAAAGAAACTATGTAGTAATTGCAAAGAGGCCTATAAGGCCAGCACTATAGAAAAAAGAATATTGGATTTAGGTGTAAATCAGAATGTAATATTATACAGACCAAAAGGATGTAACTTTTGTAATAAAGGTTTTCAAGGAAGAATCGCTATTCATGAAGTTATGAATATAGACGCTGATATTAGGGAATTAATAGATAAAAATGTTTCTACTGATAAAATTAGAAATATGGCTATAGAAAAAGGAATGGTAACTTTATTGAATAATGCAAAAAGATTAGCCTTAAAAGGCACTATTACAGTGGAGGAAGTTTTAAGGGCAGGATATATATGGGAATAG